The nucleotide window ATTCGTCTCGACGACGGGTCGAACCTTCGAATCGAAGATACCACAGTATCAATCACCGGCCCGATAGAAGATGCCATTCGCGTCCTCAACGACGTTGAGACCGCAGCAATCCGGGACTGCGACATCGTCTTAAACGACGACGGGGGATGTGCGCGTGGTATCCAGATTACCCCGGACGCCGGGCGCGTCGAAATCCTCGACTCCACTATCGAGATTGAGGGGTCAAACTTCGCGGTGTACGTCCAGGGACGCAACGTCACCGAGGACTCGACGGTACTGATGAAGAACATCTCAATCACCGGGCCGGCACCCGGAGAGACGGCCCGCGAAGCACTTCGCATCGAACGTGCAAACGGTCGGTTCGAGAACCTCGCTATCGACCAACCCGGCGAGGACTACCGGCGCTGTGCCGAGATTCTGGCCGACGACAACCTGTTCGTCGGCGGTACCTACAAATCGACGCACCACCCGTTCATCAACAAGGGCAACCGGACGCGCTTCGACGATATCACCGCGCAGTCGTACAGCGGGCGACAGGCTATCAAACTGTACAGCGAGGGCACCGACGTAGTCATCATGGACTCGGTCCTCTACGGAGGGTACACCGACAAGGGCGCAGAAGGGTTCGTGGTCGACAACACCGAAATGCCCCCGGCCTGAGGTGGGGAAGGACTTACCCACCCGATAATCTTGAGGGCGGACTTCGAACGAACCCCAACGCATGGACCACGACCGATTGGCCGATATGGACCTTCTCGTCATCTCACACGGGTACAAACACTTCGTCAAATCGCAGGTCGACGTACTCGCGGACTACGTCAACTCCATCCACGTCTGCGTCAGATACAACTGGTTCGCGGACGTGGCGTCGCGCCTACCGATAGACGGCGGCGAAGGATTCGGAAAGGACGCGAAAATCGCCCAGACGGGCGTTCCAAACAACGTCCACGTCATCGAGACACCGCTTTTGTATCTCCCGTTGGACATCCAGCGCGAGCATCTCCTCGGACAACAGCACGTCCGGAAAGTCCGGAACCAACTCAAATCGTACCCCGTCTCGTTCGACCTGATTCACTGCCACATGTCGTGGACATCCGGATACGTCGGGGCACGCCTGAAAGACGAACTCGACATTCCGTACGTCCTGACCGTCCACGCGAACCGTGACTGGTTCGAGTCACAACTCCAATCCGGCAACGAGCGACTGTACGAGGCGTGGGCCGAAGCCGACCGACTCATCCGCGTCAATCGCCGCGACCGCTCGAAACTCGAACCCTACAACGACGACGTGGTCCACATCCCCAACGGGTACGACACGGATATTTTCGAACGAATTCCCACGTCGAAAGCCCGCGAGAGACTCGGCGTCGACGCCGACACCCCCCTCGTATTCGCGCTCGGGACGTTGAAGCCGCGAAAAGGGTTCCAGCACTTGATGCGTGCGATGACGCGAGTTCACGAATCCGAACCGGAGGCACGACTCGTCATCGGCGGGCAGGGAGGGATGCAAGACGAACTCGAATCGCTCGCCGAAGAGTTGGGCATCGACGACCAGACCGACCTGCTCGGATACGTCGAATCGGAGACGCTGAACGACTGGATGAACGCCGCCGACCTGTTCGTCCTCCCGAGTTACAGCGAAAGTTTCGGTGTCGTTCAACTGGAGGCGATGGCCTGCGGGACGCCCGTCGTGGCAACCAAAAACGGCGGGAGCGAGGAGGTCATTGCGAGCGACGACTACGGATTACTCGTCGAGGGACCCGAGTCACACGATGAACTCGCCGACGCCGTGGTCAGGGCGCTCCACCGAGACTGGAACGCCGATGCCATCGAGGCGTACGCGAACGAGTTCACGTGGGAGAACGTCTGTGAAGAGATAGCCGACCTCTACGTCGAAGTCCTCGAAGCAGACGAAGAACGCAAAGATCAAACCGTCACGATGAGCCACTAATCCCCACCGCGTTTCATCGTACCCTCCATTTTAGCCACCGTCGTTCCCGACGGGCGTCCGGAAGAACCAATCGGGAACAGTGTAGCGCCGAGTACGAGAAAGTGGAGATAGTCGAACGTCGGCCACTAGAGTGCGTTTCGACCAGCGAGTACGGCAACACCGACGAAAAGAGCCGAATGGAACAACGGAATCCCACTCGTTGGCGTCCACAGTGAACCCAGCCAATCGACCAGAGACATCGACTGGACCATCAACAGTGCCGGCCCGTCGTTGGTTGAACTCGTGTTCTCGCTGGTTGTCGTCCCGTCTGTCGGTGTCTCAGTCGACCGAGTCGTTGTGGTCGTCGTCTCTGTCGATGTCTCAGTTGTCGTCGAGGCTGTTGACGTGACTGTCGTCGTTTCGGTCGTCGTTGTGGTTGTGTCGTTTTCCGGCGTGTCCGTCGTCGTTGCTGTCGTTGTCGTCGTCTCGGCGGGCGTATCTGTTGTCGTGGTCGTACCGTTCGTCGGCGTGTTAGTCGGCGTCGTCGTGTCAGTCGGCGTCGTTGTGCCGTTTTCCGGCGTGTCAGTCGGCGTCGTCGTCGTATTGTTCGTCGGTGTCTCCGTCGTCGTTGTCGTCGTATTGTTCGTCGGTGTCTCCGTCGTCGTTGTCGTCGTGTTGTTCGTCGGTGTCTCCGCCGTCGTTGTCGTCGTGTTGTTCGTCGGTGTCTCCGTCGTCGTGTTGTTCCCAGGTGTGACTGCTGTAGTTGTGTTATTACCTGGTGTGTTCGTCGTGGTTGTCGGACTCGGTGCATTGTCATTGTCATCGTCGTCATCATCGTCACCACCACCGAAGAACCATCCTCCGCCGTCGTCGGACTCGGTTGTCGTCGTCGAATTCGTCGGCGAGTCCGTAGCTGACCCAGTCGGTGTTGGGGAGGCGGTTTCGGTCGCCGGGGCATCGGTTGTAACCGGTATCGGCGTGTCCGTAACGGGGACTGGAGTATTTACATCGGGGACTGGAGAGTCGCCGTCAAGAGACGGACCAATATCGACTCCGGGGACGCCCACGGCGAGTGCGACCCCCGAAATCGAAAGGAGGACACCGAAGATGAGAAGGATACGCTGGAGCGTATTCTCGTTCCACTTACTCCACGACGCCTGCTCCCGTGACGGTGTCCTATCGTCGCTGGTGCCGTCCCGGCGTGCTCGCGCGGCAGCGGCGTACGGCCCCACAAAACCGGGAAGCGATTCCATCACGTCCAGCGCCTCGTCGACGCTGACCGCACCAATCATAAACGCCACCGTCACGAAAACGAGAAGCCCCGTCGGTGGGACGACGATAAGGGCGGTGAGACTGTTTTGGATGGTCATCGAGAGAAGGACGATAGGAACGCCAGCGATGAATCCCGTTGCGACCACACGACCGAGTCGAGCATCCGAGAACGGCTTGAATCCGATGTGTCGAGCGCTCAGAAGATTAAAAACCGGAAGTGACGAGTAGCCGGTTGTCGTTGCAATTGCCGCACCGATAATGCCGTATCGCGGAATCAAAAACGCGTTCAACCCGAGGTTCAGCATCGCCGCAGCACCGGTTGCGGCGATGAGCGGCTTCATGTCTCCTTTCGCGTGGCTAATCGTGAGAATCGGTCTGACAACTGCGAATCCGATAGTCCCCGGCAGGAGAATAAGAAGCGGTGTGACGACCGGCATCGACCCGTCGCCAAGATAAAGCGGGACGAAGTCCTTCGCCAGCGCCCCCAGTCCGAGCGACAACAGGAGGACGATGAGCATTCCATAGCGCGTGACCCGCGACGCAATCTCGTTGATCTGGTCGATGCGGTCTTCGGCCCAGAGGTCGGAAACAGACTGAATGAGCATCGACTGAATCGAGCGGGGAATTACCCAGAGGAGTTGGCTAATGACCAGCGCGGACTTATAGTATCCAACTTGCGTCTCAGTGACGTACGACGCGAGCATCAGCACGTCGACGTGGTACATCGACGTGAGAAACAGCATGTAAACCACCGACAGATGGTTGAAATTAAACAGCTCCTTGGTCGGGAATCCCTCCGGTGTCGTAGAGAATACGCCGCGAAGCGAGATACTGGTTCGGAGCCACCACAGCGCGAGCAACGCGACGAGCGTGTTGACGACGATGAGACCAACCATCAGTCCCCCAATCTCGAATCCGAGGGAGGCGATACCGATGAGTGTGATTCGGGTGCCGACCTTGTTGAGCACACGCAGCGGCTCCGAGCGGTGCTCTTGCTTGAGACCCATCAAGGAGCGACGGGAGTATTCACGGAACTGTGTCGCGATGGTCAGCCCGGCCAACCCATAGAATCCGATCACGTACTTCTGACCGAGATACTGAGAGACGAGACCAAAGCTGGCTGCAGCGGCGAACGCGACCGCCGTCAACACCGCAAGGACGGTCCCGAGACGAAAGTAGTAGCCGAATACGTGCGTCTTCCAATTGTGGAACGGGCGTTCTTCGGCGAGGTACTTTTTAGCACCGCTGTTGATACCTGAACTCATCAGGATAGTTGAGATACCGAACACTGCGGTGAGGGTGCTGTAGCGCCCGTAGAGTTCGAAACCCAGAGTCGTAATAAAAATCGGCGTCAGGACCACCGAAGACAGCACGATGAAGATGCGCCCCCCGGCGATAGAGAGAAACGCGGTGACCATATTCCGGTTCATCGGCGCACGCCTCCCGCGTCACTCTGAAACCGTGTACTTGACTGCTCAGTGTGCGCGTCATGACCTCTCATTGACTTCACAATGCGCGCGCCCTGACAGCGCATCAGTCGCTGGCCGCTTGTTGTCCGGTGATTCACGTACATAATAAACGAATGAGGAGCGTCAGTTAGCCGACGCTCGCTTGCTTCCAATCGAGTTCCCTGGGAGCGTCACGTCCATCTGCTCGGTGTACGCCGCGTCGATATTCGACGTGTTCGACGTATTCGACGTGGTGGTCGTGTTCGACGTGGACTCGTTTCCGCCCGAGTCTGTCGATTCATTGTAAGTGGTCGTATCCGAGTCGGTCGTATCGGCGGTCGCCGGCGAAGTAGTCGTGACTACTCCCGTCGTTTCGACGGTGGTTGCGTTGGTGTGTGTCTCACCAGTGTCATCCCCAGCGGGTGACGAACAACCGGCCGTCGTCATCAGAAGGGCGACGAGGAGGGCAATACTGGCGCGTTTCAGTGCTCGTGTTGAGATGTCCATTTCCAACCCAGACGGGACATCACACCCACCCCTCGTTATTATCGTGTACGTAGATACTGCTTATCAGCCGGATAATGCGGAACAACAGACGAGGGCCACATCAAAACGGGACACGAGTGCACGCGCGAAAAACGATTGACTGCGAATTCTCACGCTTGGTACTCACGTATCCACTTGTTGTCAGGGAGGTCACAAGCTACAGGGCTGTAGTCGACTCCTTGCCGAGCGAAATCACACGAGCGTAGCTGCGATTTCGTCGACAGATGCTGTTACCAGACCGATAATAAAGCAACTCCAACGCGGAGTAACAGTCGATACTCGATGCCGACAGTGAGCGTCATCATTCCCACGTACAACCGAGCAGAAGTCCTCCCGCGCGCCATCGACAGCGCTCTCGACCAAACGCTGTCGGATGTCGAGGTAATCGTCATCGACGACGCCTCCACGGACGACACGGAAACAGTGGTAACCTCGTACGACGAGCCACGAGTAACCTACCTCGCCCACGAGACGAACCGCGGCGGAAGCGCCGCCCGCAACACCGGAATCGAGGTCGCGACGGGTGACTATATCGCGCTTCTCGACTCCGACGATGAGTGGGCACCGACAAAACTCGAACGGCAGGTAGAGACGTTAGAACAGCGGTCCAGTGAATGGGTCGCCGCCTACTGTGGAACAACCCTCATCGACGACGAAGGGGCTAATCCCGTCTGGGAACGAATCAAGTCATTCGTGGGACTCCACAGCGCAAAGGAGGGGAGAGAAGGCGGCGAAGAACTCGTCAAAGAGGTCCTCATGGAGAATCTCCACACCAGCGCCGGGTCGACACTCATCGTCGACTCCGATGTCGTGGACCAAATCGGCGGTTTCGACGAATCGTTCGACCGGTATCAGGACACCGAGTTCCTCATTCGCGTGCTCAAACAGGGGAAACTCGCTTACATCGACGAACCCCTCTTACGACGGTATCCCTCCGGAGGGCCGAGTGCAGATTCAGTCCGGCAGGCGAACACCCATTACCTGCGGACGTTCGCCGAGGACGTTGTCGAACTAGAAACGCGTGGATACGACGTCACGGGGATACATCAGTACGCACTCGCCTCGCTCTACCTGCGCGAAGGTCGGTTCAACCGCGGACTCGCGTACCTTCGCGCTGGTCAGACACCCGGCCTGCGGCAGCTTCCCGGACTTCTCTACACTGTCTGTACCGGCATCCAAACGAGACTCACAGACTGAGATTGTGACGACCGCGTCGGCCGAAACCACCGAACAATCACTCGTCAAACGGTGATTTAGCACCCTCGGGCATCGCCCCCGCCTCGGCGACGATATTCTGCCGTCCGACGCTGATCTTTTCTACCATCCCGTTGTCGCTCATCTTCGAGAGTAATCGACTGACCTTGGATTTTGACCAGTTCGTTCGTTCGACGATTGTGCTCTGATAGACCCACCCGTCGTTCTCCCGGAGCAGTTTGAGTACTTTTTCTTCACCGGTCGAAGTTCGCTGTGACGCCTGCTGAGATTCGAGTCGGTCGAATTTTTGTGCGGCAGACGGACGAGACGGGGAGGACTCCGATTCAGAGTTAGACTCCGGGGCAGGGTCGGATTCAGGTTCAAATCCAGGCACCACCGTTACGATGACCGCAAAGAGCGACTCAATCTTCGAGAACCACGACGAGATTGTCCCCTCCAACTGGTACCGCGACGAGGCGAAGAACCATCGCCCACAGACCGTGAGGATACCGAAGAGCGTCCCACTAGCGAACAAGAGCATCGGCGTCGTCGTACCGTCGCTCGTTTCCGTTCCCAGTCTCGTCTCAAAACCGTCGCTCAACCCGTCACCGTCCGTATCGGCATCGACGAAACTACTGTTGTGTTTGTACTCATACGAATCGCTAAGCCCGTCGCCGTCGGTATCAGCGGTCGCATCCTTTGGCGGCGACCCGTGCTCGACTTCGACGCCGTCGGGGATGCCGTCGTCGTCGGTGTCGGGGTCAGTCGGTGACAGCGACCTGGACAAC belongs to Haloferax mediterranei ATCC 33500 and includes:
- a CDS encoding glycosyltransferase; this encodes MDHDRLADMDLLVISHGYKHFVKSQVDVLADYVNSIHVCVRYNWFADVASRLPIDGGEGFGKDAKIAQTGVPNNVHVIETPLLYLPLDIQREHLLGQQHVRKVRNQLKSYPVSFDLIHCHMSWTSGYVGARLKDELDIPYVLTVHANRDWFESQLQSGNERLYEAWAEADRLIRVNRRDRSKLEPYNDDVVHIPNGYDTDIFERIPTSKARERLGVDADTPLVFALGTLKPRKGFQHLMRAMTRVHESEPEARLVIGGQGGMQDELESLAEELGIDDQTDLLGYVESETLNDWMNAADLFVLPSYSESFGVVQLEAMACGTPVVATKNGGSEEVIASDDYGLLVEGPESHDELADAVVRALHRDWNADAIEAYANEFTWENVCEEIADLYVEVLEADEERKDQTVTMSH
- a CDS encoding oligosaccharide flippase family protein, producing the protein MNRNMVTAFLSIAGGRIFIVLSSVVLTPIFITTLGFELYGRYSTLTAVFGISTILMSSGINSGAKKYLAEERPFHNWKTHVFGYYFRLGTVLAVLTAVAFAAAASFGLVSQYLGQKYVIGFYGLAGLTIATQFREYSRRSLMGLKQEHRSEPLRVLNKVGTRITLIGIASLGFEIGGLMVGLIVVNTLVALLALWWLRTSISLRGVFSTTPEGFPTKELFNFNHLSVVYMLFLTSMYHVDVLMLASYVTETQVGYYKSALVISQLLWVIPRSIQSMLIQSVSDLWAEDRIDQINEIASRVTRYGMLIVLLLSLGLGALAKDFVPLYLGDGSMPVVTPLLILLPGTIGFAVVRPILTISHAKGDMKPLIAATGAAAMLNLGLNAFLIPRYGIIGAAIATTTGYSSLPVFNLLSARHIGFKPFSDARLGRVVATGFIAGVPIVLLSMTIQNSLTALIVVPPTGLLVFVTVAFMIGAVSVDEALDVMESLPGFVGPYAAAARARRDGTSDDRTPSREQASWSKWNENTLQRILLIFGVLLSISGVALAVGVPGVDIGPSLDGDSPVPDVNTPVPVTDTPIPVTTDAPATETASPTPTGSATDSPTNSTTTTESDDGGGWFFGGGDDDDDDDNDNAPSPTTTTNTPGNNTTTAVTPGNNTTTETPTNNTTTTTAETPTNNTTTTTTETPTNNTTTTTTETPTNNTTTTPTDTPENGTTTPTDTTTPTNTPTNGTTTTTDTPAETTTTTATTTDTPENDTTTTTTETTTVTSTASTTTETSTETTTTTTRSTETPTDGTTTSENTSSTNDGPALLMVQSMSLVDWLGSLWTPTSGIPLFHSALFVGVAVLAGRNAL
- a CDS encoding glycosyltransferase family 2 protein; translated protein: MPTVSVIIPTYNRAEVLPRAIDSALDQTLSDVEVIVIDDASTDDTETVVTSYDEPRVTYLAHETNRGGSAARNTGIEVATGDYIALLDSDDEWAPTKLERQVETLEQRSSEWVAAYCGTTLIDDEGANPVWERIKSFVGLHSAKEGREGGEELVKEVLMENLHTSAGSTLIVDSDVVDQIGGFDESFDRYQDTEFLIRVLKQGKLAYIDEPLLRRYPSGGPSADSVRQANTHYLRTFAEDVVELETRGYDVTGIHQYALASLYLREGRFNRGLAYLRAGQTPGLRQLPGLLYTVCTGIQTRLTD
- a CDS encoding helix-turn-helix transcriptional regulator; this translates as MQNETGQTAACQYKELNPSNRTATFDYDNLSSFEGSNNITVVLWDEFPAEPKKLGTDTINISIIRKDGDIDGDKLTNANELANNSSMFLMDTDNDSLGDGAEVINYGTSPAKADTDADNLTDAAELSRSLSPTDPDTDDDGIPDGVEVEHGSPPKDATADTDGDGLSDSYEYKHNSSFVDADTDGDGLSDGFETRLGTETSDGTTTPMLLFASGTLFGILTVCGRWFFASSRYQLEGTISSWFSKIESLFAVIVTVVPGFEPESDPAPESNSESESSPSRPSAAQKFDRLESQQASQRTSTGEEKVLKLLRENDGWVYQSTIVERTNWSKSKVSRLLSKMSDNGMVEKISVGRQNIVAEAGAMPEGAKSPFDE